In the genome of Gadus chalcogrammus isolate NIFS_2021 chromosome 21, NIFS_Gcha_1.0, whole genome shotgun sequence, one region contains:
- the LOC130374883 gene encoding heparan sulfate glucosamine 3-O-sulfotransferase 5-like has protein sequence MQSGPHSVNPAAPSCPPLSLGAYGQGPYGPGPKFPHQITIEKSPAYFITEEVPERIFKMNSSIKLLVIVREPTTRAVSDYTQVLEGKERKNKTYHKFEELAVDEATCEVNTKYKAVRTSIYTHHLERWLHYFPAEQLHVVDGDRLISDPLPELQLVERFLHLPAAISRSNLYFNATRGFYCLRFSLLFNKCLAGSKGRTHPAVDASVVEKLRRFFHPFNQKFYQITGRTFDWP, from the exons ATGCAGAGCGGCCCCCACAGCGTGAACCCAGCTGCCCCCAGCTGCCCCCCCCTGAGCCTAGGGGCCTACGGTCAGGGGCCCTATGGTCCGGGCCCTAAG TTCCCCCACCAGATCACCATCGAGAAGAGCCCTGCATACTTCATCACAGAGGAG GTTCCCGAGCGTATCTTCAAGATGAACTCCTCCATCAAGCTGCTGGTGATCGTGCGTGAGCCCACGACCCGGGCCGTGTCCGACTACACGCAGGTCCTGGAGGGCAAGGAGCGCAAGAACAAGACCTACCACAAGTTCGAGGAGCTGGCGGTGGACGAGGCCACCTGCGAGGTGAACACCAAGTACAAGGCGGTGCGCACCAGCATCTACACCCACCACCTGGAGCGCTGGCTGCACTACTTCCCCGCGGAGCAGCTCCACGTGGTGGACGGCGACCGGCTGATCAGCGACCCGCTGCCCGAGCTGCAGCTGGTGGAGCGCTTCCTCCACCTGCCGGCGGCCATCAGCCGCTCCAACCTGTACTTCAACGCCACGCGCGGCTTCTACTGCCTGCGCTTCAGCCTGCTGTTCAACAAGTGCCTGGCGGGCAGCAAGGGCCGCACGCACCCCGCCGTGGACGCCTCCGTGGTGGAGAAGCTGCGCCGCTTCTTCCACCCGTTCAACCAGAAGTTCTACCAGATCACGGGGCGGACCTTCGACTGGCCCTGA
- the LOC130374654 gene encoding histone deacetylase 2 yields MAFSTAGGTKKKVCYYYDGDMGNYYYGQGHPMKPHRIRMTHNLLLNYGLYRKMEIYRPHKATLEEMTKYHSDDYIKFLKSIRPDNMSEYSKQMQRFNVGEDCPVFDGLYEFCQLSSGGSAAGAVKLNRQQTDIAINWAGGLHHAKKSEASGFCYVNDIVLAILELLKYHQRVLYIDIDIHHGDGVEEAFYTTDRVMTVSFHKYGEYFPGTGDLRDIGAGKGKYYAVNFPLRDGIDDLSYEQIFKPVMAKVMEMYQPSAVVLQCGADSLSGDRLGCFNLSIRGHARCVEYMKSFNLPMLMLGGGGYTIRNVARCWTYETAVALDTEIPDELPYNDYFEYFGPDFKLHISPSNMTNQNTTEYTDKIKQRLFENLRMLPHAPGVQMQAVPEDAIPDDIVDEDADDPDTRVSIRASDKRIVCDEEFSDSEDEGEGGARRNAANHKKGAKRPRVEEELEDKKPDVMEEEQTKEATDEKMDTKSVKTEPASTA; encoded by the exons ATGGCGTTCAGTACCGCGGGTGGGACCAAGAAGAAGGTGTGCTACTACTACGACG GCGACATGGGGAACTACTACTACGGGCAGGGACACCCCATGAAACCGCACCGCATCCGCATGACCCACAACCTGCTGCTGAACTACGGCCTCTACAGGAAGATGGAGATCTAC CGACCGCACAAAGCCACGCTGGAGGAGATGACCAAGTACCACAGTGACGACTACATCAAGTTCCTCAAGTCCATCCGGCCGGACAACATGTCTGAGTACAGCAAGCAGATGCAGCGCT TCAACGTGGGCGAGGACTGCCCCGTGTTCGACGGTCTGTACGAGTTCTGCCAGCTGTCCTCGGGAGGATCCGCTG CGGGGGCGGTGAAGCTGAACCGACAGCAGACGGACATCGCCATCAACTGGGCGGGCGGCCTCCACCACGCCAAGAAGTCGGAGGCCTCGGGGTTCTGCTACGTCAACGACATCGTGCTGGCCATCCTGGAGCTGCTCAA GTACCACCAGAGGGTGCTGTACATCGACATCGACATCCACCACGGCGACGGCGTGGAGGAGGCCTTCTACACCACCGACCGCGTCATGACCGTCTCCTTCCACAAGTACGGGGAGTACTTCCCCGGCACCGGCGACCTGCGG GACATTGGAGCAGGGAAGGGGAAGTACTACGCTGTCAACTTCCCCCTGAGGGACGGCATCGATGACCTGTCCTACGAGCAGATCTTCAAACCC GTGATGGCCAAGGTGATGGAGATGTACCAGCCCAGTGCGGTGGTGCTGCAGTGTGGGGCCGACTCGCTCTCTGGAGACCGTCTGGGCTGCTTCAACCTGTCCATCCGTG gtcacgCCCGCTGTGTGGAGTACATGAAGTCGTTCAACCTGCCCATGCTGatgctggggggcgggggctacACCATCAGGAACGTGGCCCGCTGCTGGACCTACGAGACGGCCGTCGCCCTGGATACCGAGATCCCCGACG aaCTCCCGTACAACGACTACTTTGAGTACTTCGGACCGGACTTCAAGCTGCACATCAGCCCGTCCAACATGACCAACCAGAACACGACCGAGTACACGGACAAGATCAA GCAGCGGTTGTTTGAGAACCTGCGGATGCTGCCGCACGCGCCGGGCGTCCAGATGCAGGCGGTGCCAGAGGACGCCATCCCCGACGACATCGTGGACGAGGACGCAGACGACCCCGACACGCGTGTCTCCA tccgcGCCTCAGACAAAAGGATCGTGTGTGACGAGGAGTTCTCCGACTCTGAggacgagggagagggaggagctagGAGGAACGCAGCCAATCACAAGAAGGGAGCCAAGCGACCccgagtggaggaggagctggaggacaaGAAACCCG ACGTCATGGAAGAGGAACAAACGAAAGAAGCTACTGATGAGAAGATGGACACCAAGAG TGTGAAGACTGAGCCGGCCAGCACTGCCTGA
- the LOC130374784 gene encoding myristoylated alanine-rich C-kinase substrate-like: protein MGAALSRAAAKAEKPGDAAVSPAKANGQENGHVKANGDSSPAEELQANGKAAVEEVQKEEEVTAEVAAAAEAAPAANGDKVEGEAAEGEAEVKADEAAATPSSSTETPKKKKKRFSFKKSFKLSGFSLRKTKKETGEGGEEEAAGEEEAKKEAADGGEEAADGGEEAKPAEGEAAASSAVDGGEKVEEEKAAGPAEAKPEEAAEKPAEEAKVVVEEEEAQKVEAAPAEVEAQKVEAQTEAVASEAAAAEE from the exons ATGGGAGCGGCTCTCTCCAGGGCGGCGGCGAAGGCAGAGAAGCCGGGAGACGCAGCAGTGTCTCCGGCCAAAGCCAACGGACAG GAAAACGGCCATGTGAAGGCGAACGGGGACTCCTCCCCAGCAGAGGAGCTGCAGGCCAACGGTAAAGCGGCGGTCGAGGAGgtccagaaggaggaggaggtgacggcCGAGGTGGCGgctgctgccgaggcggcgcCGGCCGCTAACGGCGACAAGGTGGAGGGCGAGGCGGCGGAGGGCGAGGCGGAGGTGAAGGCCGACGAGGCGGCCGCCACGCCCTCCTCCAGCACCGAGacccccaagaagaagaagaagaggttcTCCTTCAAGAAGTCCTTCAAGCTGAGCGGCTTCTCCTTGAGGAAGACCAAGAAGGAGACGGGAGaaggaggcgaggaggaggcggcgggcgAGGAGGAGGCCAAGAAGGAGGCCGCGGACGGGGGCGAGGAGGCCGCGGACGGGGGCGAGGAGGCCAAGCCCGCCGAGGGAGAGGCCGCGGCCTCCTCCGCCGTGGACGGaggagagaaggtggaggaggagaaggccgcCGGCCCCGCTGAGGCTAAACCCGAAGAGGCTGCGGAGAAGCCGGCGGAGGAGGCcaaagtggtggtggaggaggaggaggcccagaAGGTGGAGGCTGCCCCTGCAGAGGTGGAGGCCCAGAAGGTGGAGGCCCAGACAGAGGCGGTGGCgtcggaggcggcggcggcggaggagtaA